The sequence GGCTCTGTTCTCTCTATCGATTATCTATAGCTGTAGCCAGTCCGGTTAAGACATTTCTCCCTAGGAACGTTTGAACGTTCAAACGTTTCTAAGATTTCTGGATGTCCTAACCTAGGTGACTATGGCTATATGTCACTGATCACGGAGATTACCATGGTGCTCACTTGCCAATCGCTCTTGCACACCCACCCCAATGCCTGGTCCCAGGCCACCACTCACCCGTTTTTGACCGGATGCCACAGCGGTACCCTGCACTCGGCCCAGTTCAATACCTGGCTGGTGCAAGATTATTTATTTGTGAAAGACTTTACCCGCATGGTGGGGCGCGTGCTGGGGGCTGCTCCCGATGCCGATATCGATGTGCTGCTGGCTGGGCTGGGTGCCCTCAAAGACGAGCTGCTGTGGTTTGAGGCCAAGGCGGCTGAGCGATCGCTCGACTTAGCCACGCCACCCCAGCCCACTTGCCAGCGTTACTGCGAGTTTATGGCTAGCCTGACTAACCAGCCTTATTCTGTTCAGGCTACGGCCCTGTGGGCGATCGAATACGCCTACAACCAGGGCTGGCAGCGGCCCGGCCCAATGCCCGAACCCTACACCGAGTTTGCCGATCGCTGGGGGAATCCCGGCTTTACAGACTACGTACACCTGCTGGCTACCCAGGCCGACGATGCCCTTGTCACCGCCAGTCCTGAGGTTCAGACTCAGGCAGAGGCGGCTTTTCTGCAAGTTGCCGAACTTGAGGCTGCCTTCTGGCAGATGGCCTTTGAGGCGGCTAACCCCTAGGTAAAGACACTGTCAGGGGCATTGGCGTGCCGTCTCCTTCAACTGATATCCAACCTGAGTCCAACCTGCGCCTACACCCTTGCAACCTCCTACTCGGCTGGGGAGGGGGAAGGACTGCGATCGCCCCCACGCTCTGCCCCGGCCCGCCCCTGCACTACTGCCTGGCGAAAGCCCAGCACCACAAAAATATTTGACAGGGTTAAAAAAGCCTCAGCACTTCCGTGGAGCCAGTCTACATTGGCCAATTCTTCCCCGAGGCCTACCTTGGCGTAGAGGCCTGCCGGAATAGTCACCGCCACAAAGACTAGCAGCGCGTAGAAGCCAATGAGCGCTAGTCTGGGGGTCGTTTTCGTGCGGGTCATAAACCACAAAAACCCCAGGTAGGGGAAGAGAGACATGGCGAAGAGCGTGTTTTTGTCGAGCATGATTGGAGGTCTGACAGGAAGGGGTAAAGCGTTGAAGAAGTGCGCCTGTAGCGTTAGCGGCCTCTGTCGCATTGGCGATGGAGGCGCAACTTGGTCTGGCAACCGCCAGTTGCCCAGCCAATGAGAGGGATTCAACCCCTATCGATCAGCTCTCTGCTGATTGTTGCTCCTGCCGCCAAATCCACCAGGCTGCTAGGCACAGCGTTCCGTTGCCTACCACCGTCATCGCGGCTTGCAGAGTCACCAGCCAAGCTAAAGTGGGGGCATTGTCAAACAGGTGCCAGGTGCAGGCGGCCATGGCACTCACCAGGGCTGGAAACATGCCGATCGCCAGCCATCGCCACACTGGGCGCTGGGTCACTGTGGCAAACTGCCAGATAAACCACATCGCCACCATCCACTCCAACACGCTTGAGACATGAATCATCCAGGTGGGTAGCGAGAGGGCATGCATGGGGTTCAGGCGGTAACAACAGCCTCTATTGTAGAGAGGTCAGTGTGCTGCGCATAGCGATTTAGCGATCTGACGATGGGGTTAATTCTGGGCAGGTGAGCATGCGAGCGGTTTTGTGTGGTTACTACGGTTTGGGCAACGGCGGCGACGAAGCCCTGCTGGCCACCCTGCTGCAAATGCTGCCGCCCACGGTCACACCAGTGGTGCTGTCGGCTACCCCTGTGCAAACAGCCCAGCGCTACGGGGTCGAAGCCGTGCCCCGCAAAGACCTTAAGGCCGTCATTAAAGCTCTGCGGGGAGCCGATGTCTTAATTTTGGGCGGGGGGAGTCTACTGCAAGATGCCACTAGCTTGCAAAACCCGATCTACTATGGGGGGCTGCTGGTGCTGGCCCAGTGGCTAGGGCTAAAAACCATTGCCTGGGGGCAGGGCATTGGCCCCCTCACCCACCCTCTGAGTCAGGGGCTGGGGCGCTATGCCCTCGGCCACTGCAACGCTGTGAGCGTGCGCGACAATGGGTCAGCGGCCTGGTTGGCGCGCTGGCAAGTGCCGGGTATGCAGGCCCCTGACCCGGTATGGGCCTTGGCCGGAACGCCCTTAGACGGGTTGTGGGATCTGCCTGCGCCTCGGGTCGCGGTGGCGCTGCGTCCGCATCCCTGGCTGACTGAAGCCCGCCTCGATCAGTTCACCCAGGCGCTGGCTTCTTTTCAAAAGGCGACCCAGACCTGCTTGCTGCTGGTGCCCTTTCAGCCTGCTAAAGACTTGGCGATCGCCGAATACATCCAGCCCCGGCTACCGGGGCCGAGCCATATTTATACCCTTAGTGACCCTTGCCAGCTCAAGGGTCTGTTTCGCGGGGTCGACATGGCGATCGCTATGCGGCTGCACGCCTTGATTATGGCGGCCGCTGAGGGCTGTCGCTGCTTTGGGCTGAGCTATGACCCCAAGGTCAGCTACTTGATGACCGACCTCGATCTGCCCTGGACAGATCTCAACCCTCAGGGGGCGAACCACCGCTGGCCAGACACCCCCGAGCAGATGACTACCACCTGGCTAGAGGTCTATGCCAACGGCGATCCGCTGTCGCCCGACCAAATCAGGTCGCGGGTAGACCGCGCCCTGATGCATCAAGATCTGCTGCGAGATGTGCTAACCCAGTAGGGTGAAACCCATAGGCAATTAACCCAGTGCCTGTTCGATCGCGGTCTTGAGGGCCGGATCGTTGGGGGCAGTCTGGGGCTCAAAGCGGCCAATCACTTCGCCGTTGCGACCCACGAGAAATTTGCCGAAGTTCCAGCCGATATCGGGGCCGTCGCCGACTAGAAACTGGTAGAGCGGGCTGCGATCGGGGCCGTTGACATCCTGCTTTTCGAGCAGGGTGAAATCGACGTCGTACTTGGTTTTGGTGAAGTCTTTGATCTCGTCGGGGCTGCCGGGTTCTTGCTGGCCAAACTGGTTGCAGGGCACGCCCACAATCACCAGGCCGCGATCGCCGTAGGCCTGATCGAGTTCGACTAGGCCCGAATACTGCGGGGTGAGGCCGCACTTGCTGGCCACATTCACAAAGAGCACAACTTTGTCAGTCAGCGACTCGGGGGCCAACGGGGCACCGTCTAGGGTCGCTAGATTACTAGGAAGAGACATAGGAGAGTAACGGTCTGCACAACGGTTTTTATTATCGGTGATCTCCGACCGGTTGTTGGGCGATGCTGCTGGGTGTTTGCCCCTTGCCAGGGTCAGTGCCGTTTGCCCCCAGACCCTCACCTCCTCACCTCCTCACTCCCTCACTCCCCGTGCCCCGCTGCCTTGCTCATCTACCTCGGCCCCCGACTGCTCCGCCTGCCACACCGACTCCAGGGTAAAGGGCAGCGCAGCGGCTTCGACAGAAATGGAGCCAATTCCCCAGGCCACCAGATCAGCGATCAGCTCGGGGTGACGTACCGGTGCCTGACCGCAGATCGAGCACAATAGGCCACAGCGCTCAGCTTCCTGTACGAGGTGGGCCATGGCCAGGCGCACCACTGGATGGCGTTCGTCGTAGGCCGAGGCCATAATCGGCTGATCGCGATCGACGGCTAGCAGCAGCTGGGTGAGGTCGTTGGAGCCGATGGCAATACCCTGCACTCCAGCCTTGGCGTAGGCAGGCAGCAAAAACAGCACTGAGGGCACTTCGGCCATAATCCACAGGGCAAAGTCGTTATAGTCTCTCAGACCTGCCTGTTCGATCGGCTGGCGACAGGCAATCACTTCTTCAACAGTGCGAACAAAGGGCAAAATCAATTGCAGATTGGTATAGCCGGCCCGCTGAAGAGTAGCTAGTGCCCCGAGCTCGACCTGAAACAGGCGATCGTCGATGTCGTAGCTGAGGGTGCCTCGCAGGCCCAGCATGGGATTGGGCTCGACTGGAGGGCTGCCAGCCAGTCCCTGCCACTCGTGCGATCGCAAATCTAAGCTGCGGTAGCGTAGCGGTTTGTTCCCTAAGGCCTGCAAAATGGGCTCTAGCTGTTGCACAATATGCCCCTGTAGCTCAGCTTCCTGACCCCGGTTGATCCAGTCCCACGGGTGTCGGCCTTCTAAAATATCGAGCAGCAGCCATTCGGAGCGCAGTAGCCCAACGCCAGCAATGTGGTCGAGGGGCAGCGCCGATAGCTGACGGGTTTGGCTCAGATTAATCATCACTTTAGTGGTGAGTCGCCGGTAGCGGCTCCACTGTTCGACCGACAGCGAGCCAACTGTTGCCGATGCCGGAGGCACCTGGGCGATCGCCGCTTGAAACCTACGGTCGGTAGCGGCGTCTTCTGGCAGGCCATAGACTACCCCGCGATCGCCATCAAGCCAGAGCACCATGCCATCGTCTAGCAGCTGGGTGGCCTGGGGAGCCCCCACCACCGCTGGAATGCCCATCTCGCGGGCTAAGATAGCGGCGTGGCAGGTGGCTCCGCCCCGCTCAGTCACAATGCCCGCGATGGTGCCGAGCTGCAAAAATACATCGGGTTGGAGGTCAGGCAGCACTACAACGCACCGGGGCGGTAGGGGTTTGGGCAGATCTTGAGGAGTTTGGGCGACGACGGCCACGCCTTGGGCACGCCCCGCCGAGGCCCCAATACCCTGTACAACAGTGCTGGCTAGGGGAAGTAGCGGCGGTTGGCGGCGGGGGCGGGGGGGTGGGGCAACCCCGGCTGAGTCGATCCAGGGGTCGGCCTGGGTAATCACCAGCGTAGGCCGGCTGGGGTTCGGGCCAGGATAGAGCAGCCACTCAAGGCGCACGCTGGGCGTATTAAGTGCCGATTGGGTGGCGTCGCCGATCGCTAAGAGTTGGGCAAGTTGGGCATTGTCGAGGGGGGGCGAAAGCTCAGGGCGATCGCGCTGCACTACTTGAATAGCCTGGGCAATGGTGGTTTGGCGACTGCGGTACTTGGAGGCTGGCATCAGCTGATGTCGACGCTCCTGAAAGCCTACTTCCCAAACCACATCAGCTACTCTGCCCTGGCTAACGCAGCAGCGCGCCGGAATCGCCTCTCCCTGGCTGAGGGCTAGCCCCAACCCTTCCACTACGGCTACCTGGGCCTGCCCGTGGGCAAAGGTCAGGGTCCCTGACACCAGAGCGGGGTACACCGGCATAATCAACGTAGCGAGGCTTAGATCTTGCAAATGTTGGCAATGGGCTGCCCAAACGACAAGACAACGGGCTGTTAGCGCCTGACTCCAAAACTGGGGTAAAACCTGGGGTAAAGCGTCAAAGTCGGCCTCAATTTGGGCCGCTAAAAGGCCACTGGCGGCAGCGATTGTGCTGTTGAACCGCGACTTAGCCTCCATCCACACAGAAGCCCGCAGCATCCAGGCAGCGGGAACAAACTCGGTGATGCTAGTGCGGCTCTGCCAATCGGCAGGGGCGGGGGCGATCGCCGGAATTTCCCGCAGGGCCTGTTGCCACTGCTGACTCGTGTGCTGTAGGGCTTGAAACCCACCTTGGGTGAGTGGCGCTAGGCGATCGCCCGTCGATTCTGGCCACGGCATTTGTGCCAGGCTATGGTGCCAGGCCGCCGCTGTCAGCACCCACCCCTGGGCCACGGGCAAGCCCTGCTGCCGTAGCACACTCAGGTGATAGGCCTTATGGCCAACGGCGCGAAGGTTCGCTACATCTAGCTCATCCAGAGATCGAAGCCAGGTCATGCAAAGGGAAGAAAGCGATTCGGCAGGCCTGATCGACTGCCGGGGGCAACCAATTATTGGGGGCGCTTAAGGTATGGGTGGCGCTTACTTTAATTAAATAGGTAATTACGTCTGGCCATAGGCTATGGGTGCAGGTGGTCAACCCCAGACCTTTTACTCAAGGCCGGGGCGGCCAGACTCAGCCGCGATCGCAAGGCGTCAGTATTTTTATCGAATCTAAATCTTATGTCTATTTATTCTACCTAATTGGCGCAATCACTACTGCCCTGACGCTCTGGTACTGCCCAACGCTCAAAAGTAATGCAGCGTTCAAATTCCCTAGTTTTACCCACGCCGCGCCCCCCGACCTCCAGCAACAATAGACCCAAGATCACGTTTTCTAGCCAGGTGCTCTAGCCAGCGATCGCGATCGGGGCAGTTTGGGGAAAGAATCTATGCATCGATTGTTGCCAGCCACCTGGCTGCGCCAAGGGCAGCCGCCGCTGTTGAGTCTATTTTTGGCCAGCTCCTGCCCCCTGTGCCAGCGGTCTACCACAACTCCCCTGTGCCCTAGCTGTCGTCGCCAGGTGAGCCAGTGCCAGACGGCTACCCCTTG is a genomic window of Nodosilinea sp. E11 containing:
- a CDS encoding TenA family transcriptional regulator — protein: MVLTCQSLLHTHPNAWSQATTHPFLTGCHSGTLHSAQFNTWLVQDYLFVKDFTRMVGRVLGAAPDADIDVLLAGLGALKDELLWFEAKAAERSLDLATPPQPTCQRYCEFMASLTNQPYSVQATALWAIEYAYNQGWQRPGPMPEPYTEFADRWGNPGFTDYVHLLATQADDALVTASPEVQTQAEAAFLQVAELEAAFWQMAFEAANP
- the csaB gene encoding polysaccharide pyruvyl transferase CsaB, which codes for MRAVLCGYYGLGNGGDEALLATLLQMLPPTVTPVVLSATPVQTAQRYGVEAVPRKDLKAVIKALRGADVLILGGGSLLQDATSLQNPIYYGGLLVLAQWLGLKTIAWGQGIGPLTHPLSQGLGRYALGHCNAVSVRDNGSAAWLARWQVPGMQAPDPVWALAGTPLDGLWDLPAPRVAVALRPHPWLTEARLDQFTQALASFQKATQTCLLLVPFQPAKDLAIAEYIQPRLPGPSHIYTLSDPCQLKGLFRGVDMAIAMRLHALIMAAAEGCRCFGLSYDPKVSYLMTDLDLPWTDLNPQGANHRWPDTPEQMTTTWLEVYANGDPLSPDQIRSRVDRALMHQDLLRDVLTQ
- a CDS encoding DUF2499 domain-containing protein, producing the protein MHALSLPTWMIHVSSVLEWMVAMWFIWQFATVTQRPVWRWLAIGMFPALVSAMAACTWHLFDNAPTLAWLVTLQAAMTVVGNGTLCLAAWWIWRQEQQSAES
- a CDS encoding DUF3593 domain-containing protein; the encoded protein is MLDKNTLFAMSLFPYLGFLWFMTRTKTTPRLALIGFYALLVFVAVTIPAGLYAKVGLGEELANVDWLHGSAEAFLTLSNIFVVLGFRQAVVQGRAGAERGGDRSPSPSPAE
- a CDS encoding putative PEP-binding protein, encoding MTWLRSLDELDVANLRAVGHKAYHLSVLRQQGLPVAQGWVLTAAAWHHSLAQMPWPESTGDRLAPLTQGGFQALQHTSQQWQQALREIPAIAPAPADWQSRTSITEFVPAAWMLRASVWMEAKSRFNSTIAAASGLLAAQIEADFDALPQVLPQFWSQALTARCLVVWAAHCQHLQDLSLATLIMPVYPALVSGTLTFAHGQAQVAVVEGLGLALSQGEAIPARCCVSQGRVADVVWEVGFQERRHQLMPASKYRSRQTTIAQAIQVVQRDRPELSPPLDNAQLAQLLAIGDATQSALNTPSVRLEWLLYPGPNPSRPTLVITQADPWIDSAGVAPPPRPRRQPPLLPLASTVVQGIGASAGRAQGVAVVAQTPQDLPKPLPPRCVVVLPDLQPDVFLQLGTIAGIVTERGGATCHAAILAREMGIPAVVGAPQATQLLDDGMVLWLDGDRGVVYGLPEDAATDRRFQAAIAQVPPASATVGSLSVEQWSRYRRLTTKVMINLSQTRQLSALPLDHIAGVGLLRSEWLLLDILEGRHPWDWINRGQEAELQGHIVQQLEPILQALGNKPLRYRSLDLRSHEWQGLAGSPPVEPNPMLGLRGTLSYDIDDRLFQVELGALATLQRAGYTNLQLILPFVRTVEEVIACRQPIEQAGLRDYNDFALWIMAEVPSVLFLLPAYAKAGVQGIAIGSNDLTQLLLAVDRDQPIMASAYDERHPVVRLAMAHLVQEAERCGLLCSICGQAPVRHPELIADLVAWGIGSISVEAAALPFTLESVWQAEQSGAEVDEQGSGARGVRE
- a CDS encoding glutathione peroxidase: MSLPSNLATLDGAPLAPESLTDKVVLFVNVASKCGLTPQYSGLVELDQAYGDRGLVIVGVPCNQFGQQEPGSPDEIKDFTKTKYDVDFTLLEKQDVNGPDRSPLYQFLVGDGPDIGWNFGKFLVGRNGEVIGRFEPQTAPNDPALKTAIEQALG